In Fibrobacter sp. UWR4, one DNA window encodes the following:
- a CDS encoding DUF4405 domain-containing protein: protein MKRTAKIIIDVLMYSCFLYLMSYGAIHDLTSHGYVGIALFVLFVVHHGMNFWFYRSMAKGKWNARRIAMNVMDWILFALMITMAVSSIFMTGLVFEWSPMKATQTAREVHLASCCWGFMVMLFHLGFHLDTKLDKLENFCRSRIWKMSLLSIAYGLLISAGVYGFVQSQLYVYMFVTGGWKLAAESVSAAVLQLLGISAGMCIMTHLGMKLLKKS, encoded by the coding sequence ATGAAACGAACTGCAAAAATCATCATTGACGTATTGATGTACAGCTGCTTTCTGTACCTCATGAGTTATGGAGCCATCCATGACCTTACCAGCCATGGGTATGTGGGCATAGCTCTCTTCGTTTTATTTGTGGTTCATCATGGGATGAACTTCTGGTTTTATAGATCTATGGCCAAGGGAAAATGGAATGCCCGACGTATCGCCATGAACGTTATGGACTGGATCCTTTTCGCCCTGATGATTACCATGGCTGTCAGCTCCATTTTCATGACGGGGCTTGTTTTTGAATGGTCCCCTATGAAGGCGACGCAGACTGCTCGCGAAGTTCACTTGGCTAGTTGCTGTTGGGGCTTTATGGTGATGCTATTTCATTTAGGATTCCATCTTGACACGAAACTGGATAAGTTGGAAAATTTCTGTCGCAGCCGTATCTGGAAAATGTCATTGTTGTCTATCGCCTACGGACTGTTGATTTCTGCCGGCGTTTACGGATTTGTACAGTCCCAACTTTATGTATACATGTTCGTTACCGGCGGTTGGAAGCTGGCCGCAGAAAGCGTCTCCGCTGCAGTTTTACAGTTGCTTGGGATTTCAGCAGGCATGTGTATCATGACCCATTTGGGAATGAAACTTCTTAAAAAATCTTGA